In Xenopus tropicalis strain Nigerian chromosome 5, UCB_Xtro_10.0, whole genome shotgun sequence, one genomic interval encodes:
- the ptma gene encoding prothymosin alpha → MSDTAVDASVEKTPKDLKAKEKEVVEEAENGKDKPTNGNAENEENGEQENEGDEEEEVDEEDEEDEVEGDDDDEDDEVEGATGKRAAEDDEDDDDDVETKKQKTDEDD, encoded by the exons aTGTCCGACACAGCAGTGGACGCCAGCGTTGAGAAAACCCCCAAG GACTTAAAAGCAAAAGAGAAGGAAGTTGTAGAAGAAGCAGAAAATGGAAAGGACAAGCCTACCAATGGAAATGCA GAAAATGAGGAAAATGGTGAGCAAGAGAATGAAGGTGATGAAGAAGAAGAGGTAGATGAGGAAGATGAAGAGGATGAAGTAGAAG gagatgatgatgatgaagacgACGAAGTAGAGGGAGCCACTGGCAAGAGAGCAGCAGAAGATGATGAG gatgatgatgatgatgttgaaACAAAGAAGCAGAAAACAGATGAAGACGACTAG
- the ptma gene encoding prothymosin alpha isoform X1: MSGTAVAAGVEKPSKDLKAKEKEVVEEAENGKDKPTNGNAENEENGEQENEGDEEEEVDEEDEEDEVEGDDDDEDDEVEGATGKRAAEDDEDDDDDVETKKQKTDEDD; encoded by the exons ATGTCAGGCACAGCAGTGGCCGCCGGTGTTGAGAAGCCCAGCAAG GACTTAAAAGCAAAAGAGAAGGAAGTTGTAGAAGAAGCAGAAAATGGAAAGGACAAGCCTACCAATGGAAATGCA GAAAATGAGGAAAATGGTGAGCAAGAGAATGAAGGTGATGAAGAAGAAGAGGTAGATGAGGAAGATGAAGAGGATGAAGTAGAAG gagatgatgatgatgaagacgACGAAGTAGAGGGAGCCACTGGCAAGAGAGCAGCAGAAGATGATGAG gatgatgatgatgatgttgaaACAAAGAAGCAGAAAACAGATGAAGACGACTAG